A portion of the Streptomyces platensis genome contains these proteins:
- a CDS encoding polymorphic toxin-type HINT domain-containing protein — translation MTARVLGQKQTRRAGVDGMLFTLQPETAATPKGAVSPAPVRVTVDYAAFAGTYGGGYASRLRLVELPACAATTPEKDGCRTDRPLPARNNAEKHTLTAASVPLRASGPTVLAVVGDDKSVKGDYKATSLSPSATWNTNLNTGDFTWSYDMPVPEVPGGLKPSVGLSYSSGSIDGRTGNSNNQGSWAGDGFELWPGYIERRYKPCSDDGEKHADGSKPADLCWGYDNAFISFNGKAGELVPAGKDEWKLQNDDGTRIKRLTSSARDNDDNDNEYWELTEPSGTRFYFGYHKLPGWAAGKNTTNSAWTVPVFGNDSGEDCHKDAFKDSWCQQAWRWNLDYVVDPHGNAISYYYDKETNSYGRDLDKDDDTPYTRGGYLKRIEYGRSSGDLYAGKPLAQVSFANSERCLPQSGVTCAADTIDAKSFYWYDTPWDLNCKAGTACDQGRLSPTFWTRKRLTGVTTEILKDGVLTPVDSWALAHRWGKADVDYQLELESVQHTGRTDATPITLPKTTFAYTQLANRLDKTGDGYAPYVKDRLSTIDDEYGGQTDVNYSKPACAFNDLPTPESNTSRCFPQFIGGSSSDDMDREWFNKYVVESVTTTDRTGGAPDQVTRYDYLDDAAWHYDDDDGLTKEKFKTWSQWRGYGHVRVRTGGQGTGADAMKTQEDSYFLRGMDGDRKTASGGSKDVSVSLGAGEGEPLTDDASAAGFAYKTATFSRPDGKVLAKTVSRPWHHQTAKKTRDWGTVTANFSGTASTRAWTSLDDGAGAKWRTTTTASAFDTVAGRVKEVSDRGDDSTADDDRCTRTTYATNTDKNILTLPARVETVSTECGTSPDRSKDVISDVRTAYDGGNYGAAPTKGDATAAATLKKHDGTTATYLETGTTYDNYGRPEKATDLTANVVAIGDSAPTRTARADGRTTTTVYSPATGFPAKTVVTTPPAVAKDSTTAQTTTTELDPLRGQPLATVDTNSKRTTLKYDALGRSVKVWLPDRGSMPTYQFAYFVEEGKPTAVAQYTLNPTAQSQTVSYTLYDGYLRARQTQAPGPDGGRLINDTFYDERGLAAKAFAPYYVSGKPERALFKPADALSVETQTWKTYDGLGRETESRDVAGNGEGGKVLAVTKTRHGGDRTTIVPPEGGTATTTVTDARGQTTQLLQHHTRSADAPADTTRYSYTPAGKLEGVTDPAGNKWAYQYDQFGNQVLSKDPDKGTTKAAFDDRSQQISSEDANGAVLATVYDGLGRKTELHDKTPDGPLRAKWVYDTVTEAKGQLAESTRYLDGKPYTTKVTQYDTLYRPQRTETVIPDSEGALAGTYHAGTSYYENGLPKARSFSRMGNLAGKGWNYSYANDTLRMTTVYGADIRSDATYTLAGQPLTYKIVGSGGKPTQVTNSYEFGTRRLSNSRVDRQDVPGVDQSATYGYDPAGNVTSLSDVSRTGTDTQCFTHDYLRRLTEAWTQDEKTCADKPAGSLIAGPTPYWQSYGYDTAGNRTNLTQHDPTSDVAKDTKTAYRYPKPGTPQPHTLTSIDTTGPTGTSTSTYGYDNTGNTTTRTLAGDKQTLTWDIEGHLTKVTEPAGDKGTKTTGYVYDANGNRLITHTDDRTTLTLGDHTELTLDKGTDKPKATRYIPLGSGNQAVLADDGTYTLTLADRLGTGQLAINAADQTLTQRRQLPFGSPRGTKPTNWPGTKGYVGGTDDTADTGLTHLGAREYDPETGRFLSVDPVMNLTDSQSLNGYAYAGSTPMTDSDPTGLMRPAESGAKGCDPVLCPWMNWGSKQDRQRFLNGLAAINPARWGGYRSHPKAAVLPGLWVDSTWERSDEFTNAIYAEATSRQLFYQGMFDIDPREGSTQVTLTNLKFGVCSELEGHCQESFAQLLFSSMANGAMTFLGSRDGGGVRAGGGRRGDTSPCPHSFLPGTEVALADGKKKNIEDITTGDTVVATDPETGKTTTRPVVSTIVTKDDKHFTDLTITTPAGEASIIATDTHPFWSVDKKKWINAGDLRPGTQLRTPQGTTAKITAVRHFHKQQQTHDLTIAGTHTYYVLAGDTPVLVHNSGGPCSLYRSDTRGPDEIFGSGFDPRGDNMDLLEHASGYSTDSGYVSTTTSESVAIKRGGNVYEIRGVNGVDVNKEFPGNPFAHEREIAIPGRVDTSCIVACRLRDGTRVRNPNYGGG, via the coding sequence GTGACCGCTCGAGTCCTCGGCCAAAAGCAGACCCGCCGGGCCGGCGTCGACGGCATGCTGTTCACGCTCCAGCCGGAAACCGCAGCCACGCCGAAGGGCGCTGTGTCGCCGGCGCCCGTGCGAGTGACCGTCGACTACGCGGCGTTCGCCGGGACCTACGGCGGCGGCTACGCCTCCCGTCTGCGTCTGGTCGAACTCCCCGCGTGTGCGGCGACCACTCCGGAGAAGGACGGTTGCCGCACCGATCGGCCTCTTCCCGCCAGGAACAACGCCGAAAAGCACACCCTGACAGCGGCCTCTGTGCCGCTGCGGGCGAGCGGTCCCACCGTGCTGGCGGTCGTCGGTGACGACAAGAGCGTGAAGGGTGACTACAAGGCGACCAGCCTCTCCCCCTCCGCCACGTGGAACACCAACCTCAACACCGGTGACTTCACGTGGTCCTACGACATGCCGGTCCCGGAGGTCCCCGGAGGTCTCAAGCCGAGCGTGGGTCTGTCGTACTCCTCCGGCTCCATCGACGGCCGCACCGGCAACAGCAACAACCAGGGGTCCTGGGCCGGTGACGGCTTCGAGCTGTGGCCGGGCTACATCGAGCGCCGCTACAAGCCCTGCTCCGACGACGGGGAGAAGCACGCCGACGGCAGCAAGCCCGCTGACCTGTGCTGGGGCTACGACAACGCCTTCATCTCCTTCAACGGCAAGGCCGGCGAACTGGTCCCGGCCGGCAAGGACGAGTGGAAGCTCCAGAACGACGACGGCACCAGGATCAAGCGACTGACCTCGTCGGCTCGCGACAACGATGACAACGACAACGAGTACTGGGAGCTGACCGAACCCTCCGGTACCCGCTTCTACTTCGGCTACCACAAGCTACCCGGCTGGGCAGCCGGCAAGAACACCACGAACTCGGCCTGGACCGTGCCCGTCTTCGGCAACGACAGCGGCGAGGACTGCCACAAGGACGCCTTCAAGGACTCCTGGTGCCAGCAGGCGTGGCGCTGGAACCTCGACTACGTCGTCGACCCGCACGGCAACGCGATCTCGTACTACTACGACAAGGAGACCAACTCCTACGGCCGCGACCTGGACAAGGACGACGACACCCCCTACACCCGGGGCGGCTACCTCAAGCGCATCGAATACGGCCGGTCCTCCGGTGACCTGTACGCGGGCAAGCCGCTGGCGCAGGTGTCCTTCGCCAACTCCGAGCGCTGCCTGCCGCAGAGCGGGGTCACCTGCGCGGCCGACACCATCGACGCCAAGAGCTTCTACTGGTACGACACCCCCTGGGACTTGAACTGCAAGGCCGGCACCGCCTGTGACCAGGGGCGTCTCTCCCCCACCTTCTGGACGCGCAAGCGGCTGACGGGGGTGACCACCGAAATCCTCAAGGACGGTGTCCTCACCCCGGTCGACTCCTGGGCGCTGGCTCACCGCTGGGGCAAGGCCGACGTCGACTACCAGCTGGAACTGGAGTCCGTCCAGCACACCGGCCGGACCGATGCCACCCCGATCACCCTGCCGAAGACCACCTTCGCCTACACCCAGCTCGCCAACCGCCTCGACAAAACCGGCGACGGCTACGCCCCCTACGTCAAGGACCGCCTGTCGACCATCGACGACGAATACGGCGGCCAGACCGACGTCAACTACTCCAAGCCCGCCTGCGCGTTCAACGACCTGCCCACCCCGGAGTCCAACACCAGCCGCTGTTTCCCCCAGTTCATCGGCGGCAGCTCCAGCGACGACATGGACAGGGAGTGGTTCAACAAGTACGTCGTCGAGTCCGTGACGACCACCGACCGCACCGGGGGCGCGCCGGACCAGGTCACCCGCTACGACTACCTCGATGATGCGGCCTGGCACTATGACGACGATGACGGGCTGACCAAGGAGAAGTTCAAGACCTGGTCGCAGTGGCGCGGCTACGGCCACGTCCGTGTCCGGACCGGCGGCCAGGGCACGGGTGCGGACGCCATGAAGACGCAGGAGGACAGCTACTTCCTGCGCGGCATGGACGGCGACCGCAAGACCGCGAGCGGCGGCAGCAAGGACGTCAGCGTCTCGCTGGGCGCTGGGGAGGGCGAGCCTCTCACCGACGACGCCTCCGCTGCCGGATTCGCCTACAAGACGGCTACCTTCTCGCGGCCGGACGGGAAGGTCCTGGCCAAGACCGTCAGCCGGCCCTGGCACCACCAGACGGCCAAGAAGACCCGCGACTGGGGGACGGTCACCGCCAACTTCTCCGGCACGGCCAGCACCCGCGCCTGGACCTCCCTCGACGACGGCGCCGGTGCGAAGTGGCGAACGACCACCACCGCCTCTGCCTTCGACACTGTTGCCGGCCGCGTCAAAGAGGTCAGCGACCGCGGCGACGACTCCACCGCCGACGACGACCGGTGCACCCGCACCACCTACGCCACCAACACCGACAAGAACATCCTCACCCTGCCCGCCCGGGTCGAGACCGTCTCCACCGAATGCGGCACCAGCCCGGACCGGTCCAAGGACGTCATCTCCGACGTCCGTACCGCCTACGACGGCGGCAACTACGGCGCCGCGCCCACCAAGGGCGATGCCACCGCCGCCGCCACACTGAAGAAGCACGACGGCACCACGGCCACCTACCTGGAGACCGGTACCACCTACGACAACTACGGACGCCCGGAGAAGGCCACCGATCTCACGGCGAACGTGGTCGCCATCGGTGACAGCGCGCCGACCCGCACCGCCCGCGCCGACGGCCGCACCACCACCACGGTCTACTCCCCGGCCACCGGCTTCCCGGCCAAGACCGTCGTCACCACACCGCCCGCCGTCGCCAAGGACAGCACCACCGCGCAGACCACCACGACCGAACTCGACCCGCTGCGCGGCCAGCCCCTCGCCACCGTCGACACCAACAGCAAACGCACCACGCTGAAGTACGACGCGCTGGGCCGCTCGGTGAAGGTATGGCTGCCCGACCGCGGCTCCATGCCCACCTACCAGTTCGCCTACTTTGTCGAAGAGGGCAAGCCGACTGCCGTCGCCCAGTACACCCTCAACCCCACCGCCCAGTCGCAGACGGTCTCCTACACCCTGTACGACGGCTACCTGCGCGCACGCCAGACCCAGGCTCCCGGCCCTGACGGCGGGCGGCTGATCAACGACACGTTCTACGACGAACGCGGCCTGGCCGCGAAGGCCTTCGCCCCGTACTACGTGTCCGGGAAGCCTGAACGTGCGCTCTTCAAGCCCGCCGATGCCCTGAGCGTCGAGACCCAGACCTGGAAGACCTACGACGGGCTGGGCCGGGAAACCGAGAGCCGGGACGTCGCCGGAAACGGCGAGGGCGGCAAGGTCCTGGCGGTCACCAAGACACGCCACGGCGGCGACCGAACCACCATCGTCCCGCCAGAAGGCGGCACCGCCACCACCACGGTTACCGACGCCCGCGGCCAGACCACCCAGCTCCTGCAGCACCACACCCGATCCGCCGACGCCCCAGCTGACACCACCCGCTACTCCTACACCCCGGCAGGCAAACTCGAAGGCGTCACCGACCCCGCCGGAAACAAGTGGGCCTACCAGTACGACCAGTTCGGCAACCAGGTCTTGTCCAAAGACCCCGACAAGGGCACAACCAAGGCGGCGTTCGACGACCGCAGCCAGCAGATCTCCAGCGAGGACGCCAACGGAGCCGTGCTGGCCACCGTCTACGACGGCCTCGGACGCAAGACCGAGCTGCACGACAAGACACCCGACGGCCCGCTGCGCGCCAAGTGGGTCTACGACACCGTCACCGAGGCCAAGGGACAGCTCGCCGAATCCACCCGCTACCTCGACGGCAAGCCCTACACCACCAAGGTCACCCAGTACGACACCCTCTACCGGCCGCAGCGCACCGAGACCGTCATCCCCGACTCCGAGGGCGCACTGGCCGGCACCTACCACGCCGGCACCTCGTACTACGAAAACGGCCTGCCGAAAGCGCGCAGCTTCTCCCGCATGGGGAACCTTGCCGGCAAGGGGTGGAACTACAGCTACGCCAACGACACCCTGCGGATGACCACCGTCTACGGCGCAGACATCCGCTCCGACGCCACATACACACTCGCGGGCCAGCCCCTCACCTACAAGATCGTCGGAAGCGGCGGCAAGCCCACCCAGGTGACCAACAGCTACGAATTCGGCACCCGGCGCCTGTCGAATTCCCGTGTCGACCGTCAGGACGTCCCCGGCGTCGACCAGTCCGCCACCTACGGCTACGACCCGGCTGGCAACGTCACCTCACTGTCCGACGTCTCCCGCACCGGCACCGACACCCAGTGCTTCACCCACGACTACCTGCGCCGGCTCACCGAAGCCTGGACCCAGGACGAGAAGACCTGCGCCGACAAGCCCGCCGGCAGCCTGATCGCCGGCCCGACCCCCTACTGGCAGTCATACGGCTACGACACCGCCGGCAACCGCACCAACCTCACCCAGCACGACCCCACCAGCGACGTGGCCAAGGACACCAAGACCGCCTACCGCTACCCCAAGCCCGGCACACCCCAGCCCCACACCCTCACCTCCATCGACACCACCGGCCCCACCGGCACCAGCACCTCCACCTACGGCTACGACAACACCGGCAACACCACCACCCGCACCCTGGCCGGCGACAAACAAACCCTCACCTGGGACATCGAAGGTCACCTCACCAAGGTCACCGAACCAGCCGGCGACAAGGGCACCAAAACCACCGGCTACGTCTACGACGCCAACGGCAACCGCCTGATCACCCACACCGATGACCGGACCACGCTCACCCTCGGTGACCACACCGAACTCACCCTCGACAAAGGCACCGACAAACCCAAAGCCACCCGCTACATCCCCCTCGGCAGCGGCAACCAGGCCGTCCTGGCCGACGACGGCACCTACACCCTCACCCTCGCCGACCGCCTCGGCACCGGCCAACTCGCCATCAACGCCGCCGACCAGACCCTCACCCAACGCCGCCAACTCCCCTTCGGCAGCCCCCGCGGCACCAAACCCACCAACTGGCCCGGCACCAAGGGCTACGTCGGCGGCACCGACGACACGGCGGACACCGGCCTCACCCACCTCGGCGCCCGCGAATACGACCCGGAAACCGGACGCTTCCTCTCCGTCGACCCGGTCATGAACCTGACGGACTCACAGTCCCTCAACGGCTACGCCTACGCCGGCAGCACACCGATGACGGATTCCGACCCCACGGGCCTCATGAGACCCGCCGAATCAGGCGCGAAGGGCTGCGACCCCGTCCTGTGCCCATGGATGAACTGGGGCTCGAAGCAGGACCGACAGCGCTTCCTGAACGGACTGGCGGCCATCAACCCGGCGAGATGGGGCGGCTACCGCAGCCATCCCAAAGCAGCGGTCCTCCCCGGACTCTGGGTCGATTCCACCTGGGAGCGCTCCGACGAGTTCACCAACGCCATCTACGCCGAGGCAACCAGCCGCCAACTGTTCTACCAGGGCATGTTCGACATCGACCCCAGGGAAGGAAGCACACAGGTCACCCTCACCAACCTCAAATTCGGGGTGTGCTCCGAGCTGGAAGGACACTGCCAGGAAAGCTTCGCCCAGCTCCTGTTCTCCTCCATGGCCAACGGCGCCATGACCTTCCTTGGCAGCCGCGACGGCGGGGGCGTACGAGCCGGCGGTGGCAGGCGAGGTGACACCTCCCCCTGCCCCCACAGCTTCCTGCCCGGCACCGAAGTAGCCCTCGCCGACGGCAAAAAGAAAAACATCGAAGACATCACCACCGGCGACACGGTCGTAGCCACCGATCCCGAAACCGGCAAGACAACGACCCGCCCCGTCGTCAGCACCATCGTCACCAAGGACGACAAGCACTTCACCGACCTCACCATCACAACGCCCGCCGGCGAAGCAAGCATCATCGCCACCGACACACACCCCTTCTGGTCCGTCGACAAGAAAAAGTGGATCAACGCCGGCGACCTCCGCCCCGGCACCCAACTCCGCACCCCGCAGGGCACCACCGCCAAGATCACCGCGGTCCGCCACTTCCACAAGCAGCAGCAGACACACGACCTGACCATCGCTGGCACCCACACGTACTATGTGCTGGCGGGTGACACCCCGGTACTTGTTCACAATTCAGGTGGCCCCTGTTCGCTCTACCGAAGCGACACACGTGGCCCGGACGAGATATTCGGGTCGGGATTTGATCCGCGAGGTGACAACATGGACCTCTTGGAGCATGCATCCGGATACTCAACAGACTCTGGGTATGTCTCCACCACCACTTCGGAGTCTGTGGCAATCAAGCGAGGCGGGAACGTCTATGAGATTCGCGGCGTTAATGGAGTCGACGTGAACAAGGAATTTCCAGGAAATCCATTTGCACATGAACGAGAGATTGCAATACCAGGGCGGGTCGACACGAGTTGCATCGTTGCATGCAGGCTCCGAGATGGGACTAGGGTTCGGAACCCCAACTATGGAGGGGGATGA